A single window of Granulicella sibirica DNA harbors:
- a CDS encoding Dyp-type peroxidase: MTNPPNQPDQLPLAQPVLGPLTRAAIFLVVTVKPEPGSYEIMRSFCSGLSGLIRAVEFRDIDAGLTCIASFGSDVWDKLFGRTRPAELHPFREFRSGERYAPATPGDVLFHIRAGRMDICFELATQIMEQIGDAVTVADEVQGFRYFEDRDLIGFVDGTENPRGNLALESALVGDEDAAFAGGSYVIVQKYFHDMKAWNALSTEAQERIIGRKKLTDIELDDATKPASAHTALTVIEENGKELKILRDNMPFGQPGRGEFGTYFIGYSRTPRVTELMLENMFIGRPPGNYDKLLDFSKAVTGGLFFAPSVTFLDGVGEEQPAAAIATLPAAPEPPAPAVRRDTSLGIGSLKGERHE; this comes from the coding sequence ATGACGAATCCTCCCAACCAGCCGGACCAGCTTCCTCTCGCGCAGCCTGTGCTCGGGCCGCTTACACGCGCGGCAATCTTTCTTGTGGTGACCGTGAAGCCGGAGCCGGGGAGCTACGAAATCATGCGCTCCTTTTGCAGCGGCCTCTCGGGTCTCATCCGTGCCGTGGAGTTCCGCGACATCGATGCGGGGCTTACGTGCATCGCGTCGTTCGGCTCGGATGTATGGGACAAGCTGTTCGGCAGGACCCGGCCGGCGGAACTGCATCCCTTCCGAGAGTTCCGCAGCGGCGAACGATATGCTCCGGCTACCCCGGGCGATGTTCTCTTTCACATCCGCGCCGGGCGGATGGACATCTGCTTCGAGCTTGCGACGCAGATCATGGAACAGATCGGCGACGCGGTCACCGTCGCTGATGAGGTCCAGGGCTTCCGCTACTTCGAGGATCGTGACCTGATCGGCTTCGTCGATGGCACGGAGAACCCGAGAGGAAACCTTGCTCTCGAGTCCGCGCTTGTTGGTGATGAGGACGCTGCCTTCGCTGGCGGCAGCTATGTCATCGTGCAGAAGTATTTCCACGATATGAAGGCATGGAACGCCCTCTCGACCGAGGCGCAGGAGCGCATCATCGGCCGCAAGAAGCTCACCGATATCGAGCTCGATGATGCCACCAAGCCGGCATCGGCCCATACGGCATTGACTGTCATCGAGGAGAACGGCAAAGAGCTCAAGATCCTTCGGGATAACATGCCCTTCGGGCAGCCGGGACGCGGAGAGTTTGGGACTTACTTCATCGGCTACAGCCGAACGCCGCGCGTCACCGAACTGATGCTCGAGAACATGTTTATTGGGCGGCCTCCGGGAAATTACGACAAGCTGCTCGACTTCAGCAAGGCGGTTACGGGCGGCCTGTTCTTCGCGCCATCGGTCACGTTCCTCGACGGCGTTGGTGAGGAACAGCCCGCGGCGGCAATCGCAACCCTGCCTGCAGCCCCGGAACCGCCTGCCCCCGCGGTACGGCGCGACACATCACTTGGAATCGGTTCGCTCAAAGGAGAACGACATGAATAA
- a CDS encoding EamA family transporter has translation MEKSTVRPAWKTLLAFAIIYLVWGSTFLAIRVGVHEVPPFLLAAMRFLAAGLVLFGWTIARGERPPNPRQWLSVSLIALLIFVFDYGLLFWAEQRVPSGVAAVMMATIPAFMALAEIVFLRTQTLTVRLAVALLIGLGGVAVLMSHTVVLGGEPINAWGAVALIVGSVSWAIGSVLTRKLPLPESKGMSSGAQMLVGGVLLALTSATLGELRGFDPAKVSREAWFALLYLIVFGSIIGFTAYVWLIHHESPTKVGTYAYVNPVVAVVLGYFFGGEPLGLRTVLGTLFVLVSVIVITTTPKKVPALSSVKP, from the coding sequence ATGGAGAAAAGTACTGTTCGCCCGGCGTGGAAGACGCTGCTGGCGTTCGCGATTATCTATCTCGTGTGGGGCTCGACGTTTCTCGCGATTCGCGTGGGAGTACACGAGGTTCCCCCCTTTCTCCTCGCGGCAATGCGGTTTCTGGCGGCGGGCCTTGTGCTCTTCGGCTGGACGATTGCCAGGGGCGAGCGGCCGCCGAATCCGCGACAGTGGCTGTCGGTCTCGCTGATTGCGCTCCTGATCTTCGTCTTCGACTACGGGCTCCTCTTCTGGGCGGAGCAGCGCGTCCCGTCCGGCGTCGCCGCCGTCATGATGGCGACGATTCCCGCGTTCATGGCGCTCGCGGAGATCGTCTTCCTGCGCACGCAGACGCTCACGGTCCGGCTTGCTGTCGCGCTTCTGATCGGGCTTGGCGGCGTGGCGGTGCTGATGAGCCATACCGTCGTCCTCGGAGGCGAACCCATTAACGCATGGGGCGCGGTGGCGCTGATCGTCGGCTCGGTAAGCTGGGCGATTGGCTCCGTGTTGACGCGGAAGCTGCCCCTGCCGGAGTCGAAGGGGATGAGTTCGGGCGCACAGATGCTCGTGGGTGGCGTGCTGCTCGCCCTGACATCCGCCACGCTGGGCGAACTGCGCGGATTCGATCCAGCCAAGGTCTCGCGTGAGGCCTGGTTCGCGCTGCTTTACCTGATCGTCTTCGGCTCGATCATCGGCTTCACGGCCTATGTATGGCTGATCCATCACGAGTCGCCGACAAAGGTCGGAACCTATGCCTATGTGAACCCCGTGGTGGCTGTCGTGCTTGGGTATTTCTTCGGAGGCGAACCACTTGGTTTGCGGACCGTACTCGGCACACTCTTTGTGCTGGTGAGCGTGATCGTCATCACGACGACGCCAAAGAAAGTCCCGGCTCTTTCGAGCGTAAAACCCTAG
- a CDS encoding alkaline phosphatase family protein: MSFVTRIVAILIILALSIPAHADAYDDNPRLVVILVFDQFRGDYLDRYRAGFKAKNGWNLFLKQGAHFTDCYYDYANLVTAAGHATIGTGAYTDGHQVPLNEWYEPGPDGVMHSISSVDDPRYKLVGAPEGTKNLIGASPYREMATTLGDELVLATGGRSRVYGVSLKDRAAILTSGHASKGAFWVDHDSGQWQTSTYWMNQLPEWATKFNASGRAAQARKESGVATGSFYEKVGQSVASVTYQLDFAKTLIDAEKLGRNPAGTPDLITISISSTDINGHALGPDDPSQKALIVQSDAALDSFFTWLDTTVGLKNVMVAMTGDHGVAVTQQAGDAVGMPVSAFSASVFTTPLESMLEAKYPLKGKGEYLLQMDNPYLFLNPPAFEAAGVSEEEAENTTKAMLEKVFSDIKAADRASGPGHRSEPPALTHVFTTIQMRDGLLPDTQYGRLVAHSYSPNIGWALHLNFGPYQFPGHDTGTTHFSANSYDRHVPLDLFGTAIIPGTYHGMVAPVDIAATFASLLRVNRPSAAVGRVLTEAIRPEPAGPAPRKP; encoded by the coding sequence ATGTCGTTCGTCACCCGTATCGTCGCGATCCTCATCATCCTTGCGCTCTCCATCCCCGCCCACGCAGACGCCTACGATGACAACCCCAGGCTCGTCGTCATCCTCGTCTTCGATCAATTTCGCGGCGACTATCTCGACCGCTATCGCGCCGGCTTCAAGGCAAAGAACGGCTGGAACCTGTTTCTCAAACAGGGTGCCCACTTCACCGACTGCTACTACGACTACGCCAATCTCGTCACCGCCGCAGGCCACGCTACCATCGGCACCGGGGCCTACACCGACGGCCACCAGGTTCCGCTCAACGAGTGGTATGAGCCTGGCCCCGATGGCGTCATGCACTCCATCAGCTCGGTCGATGATCCCCGCTACAAGCTCGTCGGCGCGCCCGAGGGCACAAAGAACCTCATCGGCGCTTCTCCCTACCGCGAAATGGCGACGACTCTTGGCGACGAGCTCGTCCTCGCCACCGGCGGCCGCTCCCGTGTTTACGGCGTGTCGCTCAAGGATCGAGCCGCCATCCTCACCAGCGGCCACGCCAGCAAAGGCGCCTTCTGGGTCGATCACGACTCCGGCCAATGGCAGACGTCGACCTACTGGATGAACCAGCTTCCCGAGTGGGCCACGAAGTTCAACGCCAGCGGCCGCGCCGCGCAGGCGCGCAAGGAGAGCGGAGTCGCTACCGGCAGCTTCTACGAGAAGGTTGGACAGTCCGTCGCCAGCGTCACATACCAGCTCGACTTCGCAAAGACCCTCATCGACGCCGAAAAGCTAGGCCGCAACCCGGCGGGCACCCCGGACCTCATCACCATCTCCATCTCGTCGACTGACATCAACGGCCACGCCCTCGGGCCCGACGACCCCTCGCAGAAAGCCCTCATCGTCCAGTCAGACGCCGCCCTTGACAGCTTCTTCACCTGGCTCGATACGACAGTGGGCCTCAAGAACGTCATGGTCGCCATGACCGGCGATCATGGCGTAGCGGTTACCCAGCAGGCAGGCGACGCCGTCGGGATGCCCGTCTCTGCCTTCTCCGCCAGCGTCTTCACCACGCCTCTCGAATCCATGCTCGAGGCGAAATATCCGCTCAAGGGAAAAGGGGAGTACCTCCTCCAGATGGACAATCCCTACCTGTTCCTCAACCCGCCGGCCTTTGAAGCTGCCGGAGTCAGCGAGGAAGAAGCCGAGAACACGACGAAAGCGATGCTCGAAAAGGTCTTCAGCGACATCAAGGCCGCCGACCGCGCCTCGGGCCCCGGTCATCGCTCCGAACCCCCGGCACTCACCCACGTCTTTACCACGATCCAGATGCGCGACGGCCTGCTCCCCGATACCCAGTACGGTCGCCTCGTTGCCCATAGCTATTCGCCGAACATCGGCTGGGCACTCCATCTCAACTTTGGGCCATACCAGTTTCCAGGCCACGACACCGGGACCACCCACTTCTCCGCCAACAGCTACGACCGCCACGTCCCCCTCGATCTCTTCGGTACGGCTATCATTCCCGGCACCTACCACGGGATGGTCGCGCCGGTCGATATCGCCGCCACTTTCGCCTCGCTCCTGCGCGTGAACCGGCCCAGCGCCGCTGTCGGCCGCGTTCTAACCGAAGCCATCCGTCCCGAGCCTGCGGGACCCGCCCCGAGGAAGCCCTAA
- the rbfA gene encoding 30S ribosome-binding factor RbfA translates to MPEPRARQYHRNRVANTFSEEIGAMLEGELSDPRIASAHVTEVVLAPGGKSARIFVAVQGNEAEEDETLAGLMTAREYIRSQLRDRMGVRHIPELTFAIDRSERMTGRMDELLGRMRKREKKFSAPSDPPAAKP, encoded by the coding sequence ATGCCCGAACCACGAGCCCGACAGTATCACCGCAATCGCGTCGCCAACACCTTCTCGGAAGAGATCGGTGCGATGCTCGAGGGCGAGCTCTCTGACCCACGTATTGCATCCGCACACGTCACCGAAGTCGTCCTCGCTCCCGGCGGCAAATCCGCCCGCATCTTCGTCGCCGTACAGGGCAACGAGGCTGAAGAAGACGAAACGCTCGCCGGCCTCATGACCGCCCGCGAGTACATCCGGTCCCAGCTCCGCGACCGCATGGGCGTCCGCCACATTCCCGAGCTCACCTTCGCCATCGACCGTTCCGAACGCATGACTGGTCGCATGGACGAACTGCTTGGCCGCATGCGCAAACGCGAGAAGAAATTTTCCGCCCCATCCGACCCGCCAGCCGCGAAGCCGTAA
- a CDS encoding glycoside hydrolase family 43 protein, with amino-acid sequence MRQKLRSALFFAVSLSLAPAAWTQAGANLAQQGWYADPEIRVFDGQYWIYPTSSSPEVHFDPQWGAQTQRADAQANQTFNPLQQKLRSGHVVHPVYLLHTSLDAFSSPDLVHWTKHPDVLDVKNVPWAAYAVWAPTAIHANGKYYLFFAANDIQKTDTFPGGIGVAVSDKPGGPFIDALGKPLIGEFHNGAQPIDPMVYQDDDGSIYFYYGGQGHCNVSRLAPDMKSVIPMKDGSRYKEITPEHYVEGPFMIKRKGVYYFMWSEGNWGDSSYGVAYAKSTSPTGPFVRAGKILQTDPAIANGPGHHSVVQIPGTDDWYIIYHRHPLGTTGANERLMAIDPMRFDANGDIEPVKMTMDGPGPRTLPKP; translated from the coding sequence ATGCGCCAGAAGCTCCGCTCCGCACTCTTTTTTGCTGTCTCTCTTTCGCTCGCTCCCGCTGCCTGGACGCAGGCCGGCGCAAACCTTGCGCAGCAGGGTTGGTACGCCGACCCGGAAATTCGGGTCTTCGACGGGCAGTACTGGATCTACCCGACTTCGTCTAGCCCGGAGGTTCATTTCGATCCCCAGTGGGGTGCTCAAACCCAGCGCGCAGACGCCCAGGCGAACCAGACCTTCAACCCTTTGCAGCAGAAGCTGCGCAGTGGGCATGTTGTGCACCCGGTCTATCTCCTGCACACCTCGCTGGACGCTTTCTCCTCGCCTGACCTTGTGCACTGGACGAAACACCCGGATGTTCTTGACGTAAAAAACGTTCCCTGGGCGGCCTATGCCGTCTGGGCTCCTACCGCGATTCACGCCAACGGAAAGTACTATCTCTTCTTCGCCGCGAACGACATTCAGAAGACCGACACCTTTCCAGGTGGCATCGGCGTCGCTGTCAGCGACAAGCCTGGCGGCCCTTTCATCGACGCACTCGGCAAGCCGCTCATCGGTGAGTTCCACAACGGCGCTCAGCCCATCGATCCCATGGTCTACCAGGATGACGATGGCTCGATCTACTTCTATTACGGTGGCCAGGGACACTGCAATGTCTCCCGTCTCGCCCCAGATATGAAGAGTGTGATTCCTATGAAGGACGGCTCGAGGTACAAGGAGATCACGCCCGAGCACTATGTCGAGGGGCCGTTCATGATCAAGCGCAAGGGCGTGTATTACTTCATGTGGTCCGAAGGCAACTGGGGCGACTCCAGCTACGGCGTTGCGTATGCAAAGAGCACGAGTCCGACCGGACCTTTTGTGCGCGCCGGGAAGATCCTCCAGACCGACCCAGCCATCGCAAACGGCCCGGGACACCACTCTGTTGTGCAGATACCGGGCACGGACGACTGGTACATCATCTACCATCGCCACCCGCTTGGCACAACCGGCGCGAACGAACGTCTGATGGCCATCGACCCCATGCGCTTCGACGCGAACGGAGACATCGAACCCGTCAAGATGACCATGGATGGCCCCGGACCACGCACACTGCCGAAGCCCTGA
- a CDS encoding prolyl oligopeptidase family serine peptidase: protein MHRLAGFFLLASPAFALAQVPATAPVAPVRPVTDSYFGTTVTDPYRWMETSTDELQAYMQAQNAVTAQTLQPFAAQDAQILDELTKLSDTVTQTGGVVRALDQYFYRDLPPGKSDARLMTRPVSGGSARLLLDPATLAEGGKHAAIDYFVPSPDGKYLAVGVSLGGSENSVLRVLDTTTGALLSEAISRAQDAEPAWTDDSKFFYFSRLQPMVPGAPASTKYDNRRVYLHRIGLPEDTDQAVFGPDVTKDPVLPKNGDVFVLPVPGTKMLLAGQVSGVVETPALWLRTTDRGAWTPVVKHEDGMMDFALHGTRLYIKTKSGANGAVSNGRVVAFDLAKETFADAHVLLPESSLVLSSRTGSGLAAASDALYVYGFRDGLGVVTRIPYEHEAEHVELKLPTSGTVLSADADYRRPGVTMAMMGWTTPKLIYAYAPETRSFADTGLQAPNPIDMSGVTTAEVQAKSADGTMVPLSILYRKGLAMDGSHPTLVEAYGAYGTSIPPFFDPSLLPWLNRGGVFALAHVRGGGERGEAWHLAGMKTTKQHTIDDFVACAQYLIDRRYTSQPHLAVSGTSAGGIAVGGFLTQHPEMLGAVLYRVGITDILRSEKRSSGGMNAFEYGSVSVEPEFRAMYAISPYAHVKDGAKYPAVLLETGANDPRVTSWMLTKMTARLQAANGSTNPILLRVDFDAGHGIGSGRKQALKLQADEYTFLGWRLGMGGFSGATTAGTH, encoded by the coding sequence ATGCACCGTCTCGCTGGATTTTTCCTGCTTGCCTCTCCTGCCTTCGCTTTAGCCCAGGTTCCGGCCACGGCTCCGGTCGCGCCGGTTCGACCGGTTACGGACAGCTACTTCGGCACCACAGTGACCGATCCGTACCGCTGGATGGAGACAAGCACGGACGAATTGCAGGCCTATATGCAGGCACAGAATGCGGTCACGGCGCAGACGCTTCAGCCCTTCGCCGCACAGGACGCGCAGATTCTCGATGAGTTGACCAAGCTATCCGATACGGTGACGCAGACCGGAGGCGTGGTGCGTGCGCTCGATCAATACTTCTACCGTGACCTGCCTCCGGGAAAGAGCGATGCGCGGTTGATGACGCGGCCAGTCAGCGGAGGGAGTGCCCGGCTGCTGCTCGACCCGGCCACGCTGGCCGAGGGCGGCAAGCACGCGGCAATCGACTACTTCGTTCCCTCACCGGATGGAAAATACCTCGCGGTGGGAGTCTCGCTTGGAGGATCGGAGAACTCGGTGCTGCGCGTGCTTGACACGACGACGGGGGCGCTCCTGAGCGAGGCGATCTCGCGGGCGCAGGACGCCGAACCCGCCTGGACGGACGACAGTAAATTCTTCTACTTTTCACGCCTGCAGCCAATGGTCCCGGGCGCGCCGGCGTCCACGAAGTACGACAACAGGCGGGTCTATCTGCACCGCATTGGTCTGCCGGAAGATACCGACCAGGCAGTCTTTGGGCCTGATGTGACGAAAGATCCGGTCCTTCCGAAGAATGGCGACGTCTTCGTTTTGCCCGTACCGGGAACGAAGATGCTGCTCGCGGGACAGGTCTCCGGGGTCGTCGAGACGCCGGCGCTATGGCTGCGCACGACGGACCGTGGCGCCTGGACGCCGGTGGTGAAGCACGAAGACGGCATGATGGACTTCGCGCTCCACGGAACGCGCCTTTACATCAAGACCAAGAGCGGGGCGAACGGTGCGGTCAGCAATGGCCGTGTGGTCGCCTTCGATCTCGCGAAGGAGACGTTCGCCGACGCCCACGTGTTGCTGCCGGAGAGCAGCCTCGTGCTCTCGAGCAGAACAGGATCAGGCCTGGCCGCCGCAAGCGATGCGTTGTACGTCTACGGCTTTCGCGACGGGCTCGGGGTGGTTACGCGGATCCCGTATGAGCACGAGGCGGAACACGTGGAGTTGAAGCTGCCTACCTCGGGAACGGTCCTCTCGGCGGACGCCGATTATCGCAGGCCCGGCGTCACCATGGCGATGATGGGATGGACGACGCCGAAGCTCATCTATGCCTATGCGCCGGAGACACGCAGCTTCGCGGACACCGGACTGCAGGCTCCGAATCCAATCGACATGTCAGGGGTGACGACAGCGGAGGTACAGGCGAAGAGCGCTGACGGGACGATGGTGCCGCTCTCGATCCTCTACCGCAAGGGCCTCGCGATGGATGGGTCGCATCCTACTCTGGTCGAAGCCTATGGCGCGTATGGAACGTCCATTCCACCGTTCTTCGATCCTTCCCTGCTGCCGTGGCTGAATCGCGGCGGCGTCTTCGCGCTCGCGCATGTGCGGGGTGGAGGCGAGCGTGGCGAGGCGTGGCATCTGGCCGGGATGAAGACGACCAAGCAGCACACGATCGATGACTTTGTGGCGTGCGCGCAGTATCTGATCGACAGACGCTATACCTCGCAGCCGCATCTTGCCGTGTCTGGAACGAGCGCGGGCGGCATTGCGGTGGGCGGCTTCCTGACGCAGCATCCCGAGATGCTCGGCGCGGTCCTTTACCGGGTGGGCATCACGGATATCCTGCGGAGCGAGAAGCGCTCGAGCGGAGGCATGAACGCCTTCGAATACGGATCGGTCTCGGTCGAACCGGAGTTCCGCGCGATGTATGCGATCAGCCCCTATGCCCATGTGAAAGACGGCGCGAAGTATCCGGCTGTACTGCTGGAAACAGGCGCGAACGACCCAAGGGTGACGAGCTGGATGTTGACGAAGATGACAGCGCGCCTGCAGGCGGCGAACGGGTCAACGAATCCAATTTTGCTCCGCGTGGACTTCGACGCCGGCCATGGCATCGGATCGGGACGGAAGCAAGCGCTGAAGCTTCAGGCCGACGAATATACGTTTCTTGGTTGGCGGCTTGGGATGGGCGGTTTCAGCGGCGCAACGACCGCGGGCACGCATTAA
- a CDS encoding AsmA family protein, giving the protein MGKLTKIILSALAALVVIVILAAVALPMFLNADSFRTRIETELSKSLGRKVTIGKLNLSILSGGLLAENAVIADDPRFSSQPFIQADSVKIGVEVLPLVLRREVNIEGFFLQSPKVQLIRAANGTWNYSSIGGASTKQPTPGAQPQDLSVGHVEVADGRVTVSVQAAAGASSTPSRVYDQMTLDVTGFSFTKAFPFKVGAHLPGDGTVTANGTAGPINQQDASETPFSGHLELKHIDPLAAGFVDASDGISGLVENLVLDAAWSGQQMHVTKLLVDTPHLAIVRSNTPKQPKPVGANPEGTTMLRSLTVDSAEVKNGTVTLTTAGQAGAPAVYQQLNAQVTNLTPTSWSPFSLTAQLPGGGSLAANGKAGPFNAENNAATPLSAQITLKHVELETSGVLAPDAGISGLADLQALVQSNGQLLTATGTAHVDNIKLARNGRPSAKPVEAQFAVAQNEQAMTGEIQHAALSVGRAAVNLAGTYQSSGPTTAINLKVNGNAMPIDEIEAFLPALGVSLPQGSRLQGGTVTAALTVSGSTASPIISGPVSLSNTQLAGFDLGAKLQGLSKLTGGRIGLATGSGTTVRSLSMDVREQSGNIRTDKIALDVAGVGTATGAGSVSEGGALNYSMLLKLTGLVNTSPGSAPASNNGGVAGLVGGLAGFIPGGAAGGGGLGSIGGIAGNVLKNGIPVDIAGTTSNPTFAPKIGSIATSVGLGAAQGFIPGKKSGSSDGKVVGDPLKNALGGLLGKH; this is encoded by the coding sequence ATGGGAAAGCTCACAAAGATCATTCTTTCCGCTCTCGCGGCGCTGGTTGTAATCGTCATTCTCGCAGCCGTCGCACTCCCCATGTTCCTCAACGCCGATTCCTTCCGGACTCGCATCGAGACGGAACTTTCGAAGTCCCTTGGCCGCAAGGTAACCATCGGCAAGTTAAACCTGTCGATACTCTCTGGTGGCCTACTCGCCGAAAATGCGGTCATCGCCGACGACCCGCGGTTCAGCAGCCAGCCGTTCATCCAGGCCGACAGCGTGAAGATCGGCGTCGAGGTGCTTCCTCTTGTGCTGCGCCGCGAGGTCAACATCGAAGGTTTCTTCCTGCAGTCGCCCAAGGTTCAACTGATCCGCGCCGCGAACGGCACGTGGAACTACTCGTCGATCGGCGGTGCGTCCACGAAGCAGCCAACCCCGGGAGCGCAGCCCCAGGACCTGAGCGTTGGCCACGTGGAAGTCGCTGACGGACGCGTCACGGTCTCCGTGCAGGCTGCGGCCGGAGCTTCCAGCACGCCGTCCCGCGTGTATGACCAGATGACGCTCGACGTCACCGGGTTCAGCTTCACCAAGGCGTTCCCGTTCAAAGTCGGCGCGCACCTTCCCGGTGATGGAACAGTCACCGCCAATGGGACCGCTGGCCCTATCAATCAGCAGGACGCCTCCGAGACGCCCTTCTCCGGACACCTTGAGTTGAAGCACATCGATCCGCTCGCTGCCGGCTTTGTCGACGCGTCCGACGGCATCTCCGGGCTGGTCGAGAACCTCGTCCTCGACGCTGCCTGGAGCGGTCAGCAGATGCACGTGACGAAGCTCCTCGTCGACACTCCGCATCTCGCCATCGTGCGCTCGAACACGCCGAAGCAGCCGAAGCCCGTGGGCGCCAACCCCGAAGGCACGACCATGCTTCGCAGCCTGACAGTCGATAGTGCGGAGGTGAAGAACGGAACCGTCACCCTCACCACCGCCGGCCAGGCCGGAGCCCCCGCGGTCTACCAGCAGCTCAATGCGCAGGTAACGAACCTCACGCCGACAAGCTGGTCGCCCTTCAGCCTCACAGCGCAGCTACCCGGCGGTGGAAGCCTCGCGGCCAATGGGAAGGCTGGCCCATTCAACGCGGAGAACAATGCAGCAACGCCCCTTTCCGCGCAGATCACGCTCAAGCATGTCGAGCTTGAGACCAGCGGCGTTCTCGCCCCCGACGCCGGCATCAGCGGCCTCGCCGACCTCCAGGCGCTCGTGCAGTCGAACGGCCAGCTCCTTACCGCGACGGGTACCGCTCACGTCGACAACATCAAGCTGGCCCGAAACGGCCGTCCATCCGCGAAGCCCGTCGAAGCTCAGTTCGCCGTCGCGCAGAACGAGCAGGCCATGACGGGCGAGATCCAGCATGCAGCGCTCTCCGTTGGACGCGCTGCGGTGAACCTCGCCGGAACCTATCAGTCCAGTGGCCCCACCACCGCCATTAACCTCAAGGTTAATGGAAACGCGATGCCGATCGATGAGATCGAGGCGTTCCTTCCCGCCCTTGGCGTCAGCCTTCCGCAGGGCTCGCGCCTTCAAGGAGGAACCGTGACCGCCGCACTCACCGTATCCGGTTCCACCGCCTCGCCCATCATTAGCGGCCCGGTGAGCCTCAGCAACACGCAGCTCGCCGGCTTCGACCTCGGTGCCAAGCTGCAGGGCCTGTCGAAGCTGACCGGAGGCAGGATCGGCTTAGCCACGGGCTCCGGTACGACCGTCCGCTCGCTCAGCATGGATGTTCGCGAGCAGTCAGGAAATATCCGCACCGACAAGATCGCCCTCGATGTCGCCGGAGTCGGAACAGCAACGGGTGCCGGGAGCGTCAGCGAGGGCGGCGCACTGAACTACAGCATGCTCTTGAAGCTCACCGGTCTCGTCAACACGTCCCCGGGCTCTGCGCCTGCGTCGAACAACGGCGGTGTTGCCGGACTTGTCGGCGGGCTCGCGGGATTCATCCCCGGCGGAGCGGCGGGAGGCGGCGGGCTCGGATCGATCGGTGGCATCGCGGGCAACGTCCTCAAGAATGGCATCCCAGTCGATATCGCAGGCACGACCAGCAATCCCACCTTCGCACCGAAGATCGGGAGTATCGCTACGAGCGTTGGACTGGGCGCGGCCCAGGGATTCATCCCCGGCAAAAAGTCAGGCTCGTCCGATGGCAAGGTGGTCGGTGATCCTCTGAAGAATGCGCTCGGCGGCCTGCTCGGCAAACACTAG
- a CDS encoding family 1 encapsulin nanocompartment shell protein encodes MNNLHRELAPISDAAWDQIEEETTRTLKRYLAGRRVVDVPTPSGIALPAVGTGHLVSIASPGEEIIARQREVKPLVELRVPFELTREAIDDVERGSDDSDWQPAKDAARKIAFAEDHAIFNGYNEANIQGIREGTSNPMMTLPADVREYPDAVAQALSQLRLVGVNGPYSILLGAKAYTELAETRDNGHPVLEHVKRLVDGNIVWAPAIEGAFVLTTRGGDFELVIGQDVSIGYLSHTDTAVKLYLQETFTFRMLTSEASVALSPA; translated from the coding sequence ATGAATAACCTCCATCGGGAGTTGGCACCAATCTCGGACGCCGCATGGGATCAGATCGAGGAGGAGACGACTCGCACGCTGAAGCGCTATCTCGCTGGCCGCCGCGTCGTCGATGTTCCGACGCCGAGCGGCATTGCCTTGCCGGCGGTGGGCACAGGGCACCTGGTGTCGATTGCCTCTCCGGGGGAAGAGATCATCGCGAGGCAGCGCGAGGTGAAGCCGCTCGTCGAGTTGCGCGTTCCCTTCGAGCTGACGCGCGAGGCCATCGATGACGTCGAGCGTGGCTCGGACGACTCCGACTGGCAACCGGCCAAGGACGCTGCCCGGAAGATCGCCTTCGCCGAGGACCACGCCATCTTCAACGGCTATAACGAAGCCAACATCCAGGGCATCCGCGAAGGCACGAGCAACCCCATGATGACGCTGCCTGCCGATGTGCGGGAGTATCCCGACGCGGTCGCGCAGGCGCTGAGCCAGCTTCGACTTGTCGGCGTCAACGGACCGTACTCAATCCTGCTGGGAGCCAAGGCCTACACGGAGCTTGCCGAGACCCGCGACAACGGGCACCCCGTGCTCGAACACGTGAAGCGCCTTGTGGATGGCAACATCGTCTGGGCTCCGGCGATTGAAGGGGCGTTCGTGTTGACGACGCGCGGCGGCGACTTCGAGCTTGTCATCGGGCAGGACGTTTCGATCGGGTATCTAAGCCACACAGACACGGCGGTGAAGCTCTATCTGCAGGAGACGTTCACGTTTCGCATGCTGACCAGCGAGGCATCCGTGGCACTCTCCCCGGCCTGA